Proteins co-encoded in one Pieris napi chromosome 10, ilPieNapi1.2, whole genome shotgun sequence genomic window:
- the LOC125053197 gene encoding receptor-type guanylate cyclase Gyc76C-like, translated as MWRGARVLVLAALGLLAASSVDAQIPKKFNITIGYLPSIKGELRSRQGLAISGALSMALEEINNGTDLLPDVHLSLVWNDTKCDTVTATKLLTDMSCSGVVAFFGPEGRCHTEAIIAQSQNLPMISYKCSDYQTSKLPNFARLEPPDAQATKSVISLLRYYRWNKFSILYEESWVTVALTLENHAKKNNMTVNHQRPVIDGFKCCEEKMSCCAPGFWYQFIQETKNRTRIYVFLGSPGGLNDMMTAMESLQLFVKGEYMVIFVDMMTYTAKDSLKYLMKAGDHGHGHGPEDFCQNTPEFRKRAQSLLVVVSSEPERSYENFTSKVQVYNTEAPFEFPLPAVFEKKFIKYVSIYAAYLYDSVKLYATALHNLIEEETLKKNETLTHKRLMSIATNGTRIVSKMIDITPFKSVSGMSIRLDERADSEGNFSVLAFKPINSSDNLVNCTHSMIPVGHFQQCTREFPEYKLNPKFPIDWPDSVKPEDEPSCGFLNEKCPKDDSQITSLVVAGTLAVALFCTLVVTISIYRKWKIEQEIEGLLWKIDPHEIGGYLGSGFVWSPSKLSLASGISGESKCCTQIFTPTAQYKGNVVRIKELKFSKKKDISREVMKEMRLLRDLRHDNLNSFIGAVVEPLRILLLTDYCAKGSLYDIIENEDIKLDKMFISSLVHDLIKGMIFIHTSPLMYHGNLKSSNCVVTSRWMLQVTDFGLHEIRNSAENDFIGEHQYYRGLLWKSPELLRQLDYPNGNVGGTQKGDVYAFGIILYEIIARRGPFGFTSLEPKEIVERVKRGPENLDGSEAFRPDWRTLQGDVEDFVLGVMRDCWTEEPALRPDFPTIRSRLKKLKSGKSRNIMDQMMDMMEKYANNLEELVNERTRLLIEEKQKTEDLLHRMLPKSVARRLTTGEGVEPESFDAVTIYFSDIVGFTSMSAESTPLQVVNFLNDLYTVFDRIIRGYDVYKVETIGDAYMVVSGLPIRNDDRHVGEIASMALELLNAVKSHKISHRPNEILKLRIGIHTGAVVAGVVGLTMPRYCLFGDTVNTASRMESNGEPLRIHISPSCKQALDKIGGYIVEPRGSIPIKGKGVLQTYWLVGATEKAIQKRLVEGEERPLFCRPRRSPRLTDSRHPSISELRNESRGVRQRLHSGASLPAHSTKPRFDRDSSLRHRNALSSIASSACEGDVCSGACENALRPARSLDALAKREKPCLRRHNTTRSLDADVAIATICGPIFNGNAITEEARTTEDSPLLRKASLTNRERPRRKVPDSDYIEFYKKWRSLENVDVKGERGKMPRFAIRSWLLGIFSGGTRSTNSSLRRAPPLLDRESAV; from the exons ATGTGGCGCGGCGCGCGGGTCCTTGTACTCGCGGCGCTGGGCCTGCTGGCCGCGTCTTCGGTCGATGCACAGATCCCCAAGAAGTTCAATATCACCATTGGTTACCTGCCCTCGATTAAGGGCGAGCTCCGATCGAGACAGGGTCTCGCCATCTCTGGAGCCCTATCTATGGCTCTCGAAGAG ATTAACAACGGTACTGACTTGTTACCCGACGTGCACCTTTCGTTGGTGTGGAACGACACCAAGTGCGATACGGTGACGGCAACGAAGCTTCTTACCGATATGAGCTGTTCGGGGGTGGTCGCGTTCTTTGGACCAGAGGGCCGGTGCCACACAGAGGCTATTATAGCACAGTCCCAAAACTTGCCGATGATCTCATAT aaatGTTCCGACTATCAAACGTCTAAATTGCCTAATTTCGCGAGGTTGGAGCCCCCCGATGCACag GCAACGAAATCGGTTATTTCACTGTTACGATACTACAGATGGAATAAGTTCTCTATATTGTATGAGGAGTCGTGGGTGACGGTGGCTTTGACGCTGGAGAATCACGCCAAGAAGAATAATATGACTGTCAACCATCAAAGACCGGTGATAGATGGCTTTAAATGCTGTGAAGAGAAGATGAGCTGTTGTGCACCAGGGTTCTGGTACCAGTTTATACAGGAGACCAAGAATAGGACTAGAA TATATGTGTTCCTCGGATCGCCGGGTGGGTTGAATGACATGATGACGGCTATGGAGTCATTGCAACTGTTTGTGAAGGGAGAGTATATGGTTATATTTGTTGACATGATGACGTACACAGCAAAGGattcattgaaatatttaatga aGGCTGGAGACCACGGACATGGGCATGGGCCGGAGGATTTTTGTCAAAATACCCCAGAATTTAGGAAGAGGGCACAGTCGCTCTTGGTCGTAGTTTCGTCTGAGCCCGAACGGAGTTATGAGAACTTTACGAGCAAAGTTCAAGTGTATAACACGGAGGCGCCTTTTGAGTTCCCTCTGCCGgcagtttttgaaaaaaaatttataaag tatgTGTCAATATATGCGGCGTATCTTTACGACTCGGTGAAGTTGTATGCGACGGCGTTACACAATTTGATTGAAGAGGAAACGCTTAAGAAGAACGAAACACTCACACATAAGAGATTAATGAGTATCGCTACTAATGGGACAcgaattgtttccaaaatgatcGATATTACGCCGTTTAAAA GTGTATCTGGAATGTCGATACGTCTGGACGAACGAGCCGACTCCGAGGGGAACTTCTCAGTTCTGGCCTTCAAGCCAATCAACTCCAGCGACAATTTGGTCAATTGCACTCATAGTATGATACCAGTGGGACACTTCCAACAGTGCACGAGGGAATTTCCT gaatacaaattaaatccGAAATTCCCAATCGACTGGCCGGACAGCGTTAAACCGGAGGACGAACCGTCTTGTGGGTTCTTAAACGAGAAATGTCCTAAAGACGATTCCCAAATCACGTCCCTAGTCGTCGCTGGGACGTTAGCGGTGGCTTTATTTTGTACCCTCGTGGTGACAATAAGCATTTACCGTAAGTGGAAGATCGAGCAGGAGATCGAGGGACTCTTGTGGAAGATCGATCCGCATGAGATTGGAGGATATTTGGGGAGTGGCTTCGTTTGGTCACCCAGTAAG TTAAGTTTGGCAAGTGGTATATCCGGAGAGAGTAAATGCTGTACCCAGATATTCACGCCCACAGCCCAGTACAAGGGAAATGTAGTTAGGATTAAAGAGCTTAAGTTCTCAAAGAAAaag GACATATCCCGGGAAGTGATGAAGGAAATGCGCCTTTTGCGCGATTTGAGACACGACAACCTTAATTCGTTTATTGGCGCGGTCGTTGAGCCCTTACGCATCTTGCTGCTCACGGACTATTGCGCTAAGGGAAGCTTATAT GATATAATAGAAAATGAGGATATAAAGTTAGATAAGATGTTCATATCGTCATTGGTGCATGATCTCATTAAG GGTATGATTTTTATCCACACGTCGCCATTGATGTATCATGGAAATCTCAAATCTTCAAATTGTGTTGTCACCTCAAGGTGGATGCTGCAG GTAACTGATTTTGGACTTCATGAAATAAGGAATAGTGCCGAAAACGATTTTATTGGAGAACATCAATATTATAGag GTTTACTTTGGAAGTCTCCGGAATTGTTGCGACAATTGGATTATCCCAACGGTAACGTGGGCGGGACGCAGAAGGGAGACGTGTACGCGTTTGGAATTATTTTGTACGAGATTATCGCACGTCGGGGCCCCTTCGGATTTACTTCTTTGGAACCCAAAG AGATCGTGGAAAGAGTAAAGCGTGGTCCAGAAAATTTAGACGGATCGGAGGCTTTTCGTCCTGACTGGCGGACGCTACAGGGTGATGTGGAGGACTTTGTGTTGGGCGTAATGCGGGATTGTTGGACTGAAGAACCAGCCTTACGACCTGACTTCCCCACTATTAGATCGAGGCTCAAGAAACTCAAGTCGGGCAA GTCAAGAAACATCATGGACCAAATGATGGATATGATGGAGAAATACGCGAATAATTTAGAAGAACTAGTCAATGAGAGAACGAGGCTATTGATAGAAGAGAAGCAGAAGACGGAAGATTTACTTCACAGAATGCTACCAAA GTCAGTCGCACGTCGTCTCACGACGGGTGAGGGGGTGGAGCCGGAATCGTTTGACGCGGTCACGATTTACTTCAGCGATATCGTTGGCTTCACGTCCATGTCTGCTGAGAGCACTCCGTTACAAGTCGTCAATTTCCTAAACGATTTGTACACCGTATTCGATAGGATTATCAGAGGCTACGATGTCTACAAAGTGGAGACAATCGGTGATGCCTACATGGTG GTATCCGGTCTGCCGATAAGGAACGACGATAGACACGTCGGGGAGATCGCCTCTATGGCGTTGGAGCTTCTTAACGCCGTCAAGAGTCACAAGATATCGCATCGGCCCAACGAAATACTTAAATTGCGGATAGGAATACATACAG GCGCAGTAGTGGCTGGTGTAGTAGGTCTGACTATGCCACGATATTGCCTATTCGGGGATACGGTGAACACGGCTTCTCGCATGGAATCGAACGGGGAGCCCCTGCGCATACACATATCTCCCTCGTGTAAGCAGGCTCTTGACAAGATTGGGGGATACATCGTTGAACCACGGGGATCTATTCCTATAAAGGGCAAGGGAGTG TTGCAAACCTACTGGCTAGTGGGAGCGACAGAGAAGGCAATACAAAAGCGGCTCGTGGAGGGAGAGGAACGGCCTCTGTTTTGTCGGCCACGTCGCAGTCCACGGCTCACTGATTCCAGGCACCCTTCAATATCAG AGTTGCGTAACGAATCTCGCGGGGTGAGACAGAGACTGCACAGTGGCGCCTCTTTGCCTGCGCACTCGACTAAGCCACGTTTCGACAGGGATTCGTCGCTACGACACAG aaatgcCCTGAGTTCGATCGCGTCCTCGGCGTGCGAGGGCGACGTGTGTTCAGGCGCATGCGAAAACGCTCTACGTCCGGCACGTTCACTCGACGCGCTCGCGAAACGCGAAAAGCCCTGTTTGCGCAGACACAATACGACGCGTTCGCTCGACGCTGACGTTGCCATAGCGACCATTTGCGGACCGATTTTCAACGGCAATGCGATCACAGAAGAAGCCAGAACGACAGAAGACAGCCCGCTCTTACGTAAAGCAAGTCTCACGAACCGCGAACGACCGCGTCGTAAGGTCCCCGACTCGGATTATATTGAGTTTTATAAGAAATGGCGGTCGCTTGAAAATGTTGACGTGAAAGGCGAACGCGGGAAGATGCCGCGCTTTGCGATTCGGTCGTGGTTGTTAGGGATCTTTAGCGGAGGCACTCGCAGTACTAATTCTTCGCTGCGTCGGGCTCCTCCGCTTCTCGATCGCGAGTCGGCCGTCTGA